A genomic region of Friedmanniella luteola contains the following coding sequences:
- a CDS encoding precorrin-8X methylmutase, whose protein sequence is MSEGLVSDGLVSGGPVPGAPPARLYDYVTDPAEIYRRSFAQVRAEADLSGLPADARTVAVRMIHASGDLDLPRSLALHPRLVGAARGALEAGATIFTDAYMIASGVTRRRLPAANAVRCLLDDPRVPERARAWSTTRSAAAVSFWGEELEGAVVAIGNAPTALFHLLEQVAAGGPRPAAVLGIPVGFVGSAESKVALVENPWDLPYLVVHGRRGGSALCASALNALAQEAEIA, encoded by the coding sequence ATGTCTGAGGGGCTGGTGTCGGACGGTCTGGTCTCGGGGGGTCCGGTGCCGGGGGCGCCGCCGGCCCGGTTGTACGACTACGTCACCGACCCGGCCGAGATCTACCGCCGCTCCTTCGCCCAGGTGCGCGCGGAGGCGGACCTGTCGGGGCTGCCGGCGGACGCGAGGACCGTCGCCGTCCGGATGATCCACGCCAGCGGCGACCTGGACCTGCCGCGCTCGCTGGCGCTGCACCCGCGGCTGGTCGGCGCCGCGCGCGGCGCGCTGGAGGCCGGGGCGACGATCTTCACCGACGCCTACATGATCGCCTCGGGCGTCACCCGACGGCGGCTGCCCGCCGCCAACGCCGTCCGCTGCCTGCTCGACGACCCCCGGGTGCCCGAGCGGGCCCGGGCCTGGTCGACCACCCGGTCCGCGGCCGCCGTCTCGTTCTGGGGGGAGGAGCTGGAGGGCGCCGTGGTCGCCATCGGCAACGCCCCGACGGCGCTGTTCCACCTGCTCGAGCAGGTCGCCGCCGGCGGCCCCCGACCGGCCGCCGTGCTGGGCATCCCGGTGGGGTTCGTCGGCTCGGCGGAGTCCAAGGTCGCGCTGGTGGAGAACCCGTGGGACCTGCCCTACCTCGTGGTGCACGGGCGGCGCGGCGGGTCGGCGCTGTGCGCGTCGGCGCTGAACGCCCTCGCGCAGGAAGCGGAGATCGCATGA
- the cobM gene encoding precorrin-4 C(11)-methyltransferase: MTVHFIGAGPGAADLLTLRAVRLLAASPVCVYAGTYLDAEVLGHCAPGTRLVDSQSLDLDAIVAVLAEAHEAGQDVARLCSGDPSLYSALAEQTRRLDRLGVPWDVTPGVPAYAAAAAVVGRELTVPEVAQSVVLTRTQASSTAMPATESLAAFAATRATLALHLAIRRTRELCAELAPAYGADCPVVVVSRATQPEQVVLRGTLADMADQVEVAGLRQAAVILVGEALRADDFVESHLYGPRPRG, from the coding sequence GTGACGGTGCACTTCATCGGCGCCGGCCCGGGGGCGGCCGACCTGCTCACCCTGCGCGCCGTGCGGCTGCTGGCCGCCAGCCCCGTGTGCGTCTACGCCGGTACCTACCTCGACGCGGAGGTGCTCGGCCACTGCGCGCCCGGCACCCGGCTGGTCGACAGCCAGTCGCTGGACCTCGACGCCATCGTCGCCGTGCTCGCGGAGGCCCACGAGGCCGGCCAGGACGTCGCGCGGCTGTGCTCGGGCGACCCGTCGCTCTACTCCGCGCTGGCCGAGCAGACCCGGCGGCTGGACCGGCTGGGCGTCCCCTGGGACGTGACGCCCGGGGTCCCGGCCTACGCGGCCGCGGCCGCCGTCGTCGGACGGGAGCTGACGGTGCCCGAGGTGGCGCAGTCGGTGGTGCTGACCCGCACCCAGGCGTCCTCGACGGCGATGCCGGCGACGGAGTCGCTGGCCGCCTTCGCCGCCACCCGCGCCACCCTGGCCCTGCACCTGGCCATCCGCCGGACCCGCGAGCTCTGCGCCGAGCTGGCGCCCGCGTACGGGGCGGACTGCCCTGTCGTCGTGGTCAGCCGGGCGACGCAGCCGGAGCAGGTGGTGCTGCGCGGGACCCTCGCCGACATGGCGGACCAGGTGGAGGTCGCCGGGCTGCGGCAGGCCGCCGTCATCCTGGTCGGCGAGGCGCTGCGGGCCGACGACTTCGTCGAGTCGCACCTGTACGGACCGCGTCCGCGCGGGTGA
- a CDS encoding precorrin-3B synthase, with protein sequence MNQDRCPGVLRPHQAADGAMVRVRVPGGQTSGTALAALGRAAERHGRGLLQLTSRAGLQVRGLPSDLPDAFEAAVAAAGFLPSASHERVRNVVASPLTGLHGGLADLRPLVRALDDALQADDALAGLSGRFLFGLDDGRGDVAALEPDLTYRALGPDHGLLVVGADRGRAVALEDAVPALLALARGFDAARAASGVWRVRELPGWVDGLVGFAPVPVPPAPEPPLGAVGAHAVVGVPLGFLSPVQLAAVTAVAGTGAVVVTPWRSLVVGHGADRLAELTAVGLVADPTSPWTAVSACVGAPWCASGRVDTQALVRSVAAEDRRWPRTHVSGCERRCGAPAGPHRDLVAPTRDELLAAAEPRLVVHV encoded by the coding sequence GTGAACCAGGACCGCTGCCCCGGCGTGCTCCGGCCGCACCAGGCGGCCGACGGCGCGATGGTCCGCGTCCGCGTGCCGGGCGGGCAGACCAGCGGCACGGCCCTCGCCGCGCTGGGCCGGGCGGCCGAGCGGCACGGCCGGGGGCTGCTGCAGCTGACGTCGCGCGCCGGCCTGCAGGTGCGCGGGCTGCCGAGCGACCTGCCCGACGCCTTTGAGGCCGCGGTCGCCGCCGCCGGCTTCCTGCCGTCGGCCAGCCACGAGCGGGTGCGCAACGTCGTCGCCTCCCCGCTGACCGGGCTGCACGGCGGGCTCGCCGACCTGCGACCCCTGGTCCGCGCCCTGGACGACGCGCTCCAGGCCGACGACGCCCTGGCCGGGCTGTCCGGCCGCTTCCTCTTCGGCCTCGACGACGGCCGCGGCGACGTCGCGGCGCTGGAGCCCGACCTCACCTACCGCGCCCTCGGACCGGACCACGGCCTGCTGGTCGTCGGCGCGGACCGCGGCCGGGCCGTCGCGCTGGAGGACGCCGTCCCCGCCCTGCTGGCCCTGGCCCGCGGGTTCGACGCGGCGCGCGCGGCCAGCGGGGTGTGGCGGGTGCGCGAGCTGCCGGGCTGGGTCGACGGCCTCGTCGGGTTCGCCCCCGTCCCCGTGCCCCCGGCCCCGGAGCCGCCGCTCGGCGCGGTGGGCGCGCACGCCGTCGTCGGGGTGCCGCTCGGGTTCCTCAGCCCGGTCCAGCTGGCCGCCGTCACCGCGGTGGCCGGGACCGGTGCCGTCGTGGTCACGCCGTGGCGCAGCCTCGTGGTCGGCCACGGCGCCGACCGGCTGGCCGAGCTGACCGCCGTCGGGCTGGTGGCCGACCCGACGTCACCCTGGACCGCCGTCAGCGCCTGCGTCGGGGCACCGTGGTGCGCCTCGGGGCGCGTCGACACCCAGGCCCTCGTGCGCTCGGTCGCGGCCGAGGACCGGCGCTGGCCGCGCACCCACGTCAGCGGCTGCGAGCGGCGCTGCGGCGCGCCGGCCGGGCCGCACCGCGACCTGGTCGCGCCCACCCGGGACGAGCTCCTCGCCGCCGCCGAGCCGCGCCTCGTGGTCCATGTCTGA
- a CDS encoding cobyrinate a,c-diamide synthase: MSPSTGSGHGSTTAAPRLVVAAPGSSHGKTTVATGLMGALRAEGLEVASFKVGPDYIDPGYHALATGRPGRNLDPHLCHEEQIRPLFLHGMTAPTPADVAVVEGVMGLFDGQIGGDGYASTAHVAGLLQAPVVLVLDISSVSRTAAALVHGLTTFDPAVRLSGVVLNKAGSVRHSDEVVRALEATGVEVLGVLPRNAGIEAPSRHLGLVPAAERGDAAAAIARLSAQVAEHLDLTRVLALAHAAPPLAGEPWSPADAVHPPSRQRPVVAVAAGRAFTFRYAETDELLRAAGCEPVPFDPLTDAALPAGTAGVYLGGGFPEVHAAELSANAALRTALRTAVEAGVPTVAECAGLLYLCRSVDGSPMVGALDAEAAMTPKLTLRYQTLLAAGDSLLAARGARVTGHEFHRTHVDPPAGDDEAWLVDGHRVGFSADPAGRGRASLHASYLHLHWAGHPQLAQRFVDAVHAWAADPGAAGPPLPEPVEGSAWTGTPALRQAQVTAEVDLHHHGDSEVGDGLVDLAVNVQHREPPAWLADVITATVPTLGAYPSTAAATAAIAHVHAVGEDHVLPTSGAAEAFTLIARALVTRHPLVVHPQFTEPEAALRAAGHRPDRLVLDAADGFVLDPDRVPAHADLVVVGNPTNPTSVLHPVEVLQRLRAPGRVLVVDEAFLDAVTGPDQSLVSATMSGVLVLRSLTKTWGLAGLRAGYVVGDPALVAALATQQPPWSVSTPALAATVGCLSDAALTEARAQAEQIAARRTLLVDGLAELGLPVAGVPAAPFVCVDTAGVRGTHQPGWVREALRERGFAVRRGDTFPGLGPDWVRVAVRDPATTERLLTALATLLGGTR, encoded by the coding sequence GTGAGCCCGTCGACAGGCTCAGGGCACGGTTCCACCACCGCCGCCCCACGGCTGGTGGTCGCCGCTCCGGGCTCCTCCCACGGCAAGACGACGGTCGCCACCGGGCTGATGGGCGCGCTGCGCGCCGAGGGCCTCGAGGTCGCGTCGTTCAAGGTCGGGCCCGACTACATCGACCCGGGCTACCACGCGCTGGCCACCGGCCGGCCGGGCCGCAACCTGGACCCGCACCTGTGCCACGAGGAGCAGATCAGGCCGCTGTTCCTGCACGGGATGACGGCCCCGACCCCGGCCGACGTCGCCGTCGTCGAGGGCGTGATGGGGCTGTTCGACGGCCAGATCGGCGGCGACGGCTACGCCTCCACCGCGCACGTCGCCGGCCTGCTGCAGGCGCCGGTCGTCCTGGTGCTCGACATCAGCTCCGTCTCCCGGACCGCCGCCGCGCTGGTGCACGGGCTCACCACCTTCGACCCCGCCGTCCGGCTCAGCGGCGTCGTGCTCAACAAGGCCGGCTCGGTCCGGCACAGCGACGAGGTGGTCCGGGCGCTGGAGGCCACCGGCGTCGAGGTGCTGGGCGTGCTCCCCCGCAACGCCGGCATCGAGGCCCCGTCCCGGCACCTCGGCCTGGTCCCCGCCGCCGAGCGCGGTGACGCCGCCGCGGCCATCGCGCGGCTCTCGGCCCAGGTCGCCGAGCACCTCGACCTCACCCGCGTGCTGGCCCTGGCCCACGCCGCGCCGCCGCTGGCCGGCGAGCCGTGGTCACCGGCGGACGCCGTGCACCCGCCCAGCCGGCAACGGCCCGTCGTCGCCGTCGCCGCCGGCCGCGCCTTCACGTTCCGCTACGCCGAGACCGACGAGCTGCTGCGCGCGGCCGGCTGCGAGCCCGTCCCCTTCGACCCGCTGACCGACGCCGCGCTGCCCGCCGGCACCGCGGGGGTCTACCTCGGCGGCGGCTTCCCGGAGGTGCACGCCGCCGAGCTGAGCGCGAACGCGGCCCTGCGGACCGCGCTGCGGACGGCCGTCGAGGCCGGGGTGCCCACCGTCGCCGAGTGCGCGGGGCTGTTGTACCTGTGCCGCAGCGTCGACGGCTCCCCGATGGTCGGCGCCCTGGACGCCGAGGCCGCGATGACGCCGAAGCTGACGCTGCGCTACCAGACCCTGCTGGCGGCGGGGGACTCCCTGCTCGCCGCCCGCGGCGCCCGCGTCACCGGCCACGAGTTCCACCGCACCCACGTCGACCCGCCGGCCGGAGACGACGAGGCCTGGCTGGTCGACGGCCACCGCGTCGGCTTCTCCGCCGACCCGGCCGGGCGCGGCCGGGCGAGCCTGCACGCCAGCTACCTGCACCTGCACTGGGCCGGCCACCCGCAGCTGGCCCAGCGGTTCGTCGACGCCGTGCACGCCTGGGCCGCGGACCCGGGGGCCGCGGGCCCGCCGCTCCCGGAGCCTGTCGAAGGGTCCGCGTGGACTGGCACTCCCGCCCTTCGACAGGCCCAGGTCACGGCTGAGGTGGACCTCCACCACCACGGCGACTCCGAAGTCGGCGACGGGCTCGTCGACCTGGCCGTCAACGTGCAGCACCGCGAGCCGCCGGCGTGGCTGGCCGACGTCATCACCGCCACCGTCCCGACGCTGGGGGCCTACCCCTCCACCGCCGCGGCGACGGCGGCGATCGCGCACGTGCACGCCGTCGGCGAGGACCACGTGCTGCCCACGTCCGGCGCCGCGGAGGCCTTCACCCTGATCGCCCGGGCCCTGGTGACGCGGCACCCGCTGGTCGTCCACCCGCAGTTCACGGAGCCGGAGGCCGCGCTGCGGGCCGCGGGCCACCGGCCCGACCGGCTCGTGCTCGACGCCGCCGACGGCTTCGTCCTCGACCCCGACCGGGTCCCGGCGCACGCCGACCTCGTCGTCGTCGGCAACCCCACCAACCCGACGTCGGTGCTGCACCCCGTCGAGGTGCTCCAGCGGCTGCGCGCCCCCGGCCGGGTGCTGGTGGTCGACGAGGCCTTCCTCGACGCCGTCACCGGTCCCGACCAGTCCCTGGTCAGCGCCACGATGAGCGGCGTGCTGGTGCTGCGCTCGCTGACCAAGACGTGGGGGCTGGCCGGGCTGCGGGCCGGCTACGTCGTCGGCGACCCGGCGCTGGTCGCCGCCCTGGCGACCCAGCAGCCCCCGTGGTCGGTGTCCACGCCCGCCCTCGCCGCGACCGTCGGCTGCCTGTCCGACGCCGCCCTGACCGAGGCGCGGGCGCAGGCGGAGCAGATCGCCGCACGCCGCACCCTGCTGGTGGACGGGCTCGCCGAGCTGGGCCTGCCCGTCGCCGGCGTCCCCGCCGCCCCGTTCGTCTGCGTGGACACGGCGGGGGTGCGGGGCACGCATCAGCCAGGCTGGGTCCGCGAGGCGCTGCGCGAGCGGGGCTTCGCCGTGCGGCGCGGGGACACGTTCCCCGGCCTCGGCCCCGACTGGGTCCGGGTCGCCGTGCGCGACCCGGCCACCACCGAGCGCCTGCTGACGGCGCTCGCCACGCTCCTCGGAGGGACCCGATGA
- a CDS encoding precorrin-2 C(20)-methyltransferase, whose amino-acid sequence MTGRLYGVGVGPGDPELVTLKAARLIRDADVVAYHSGTAGRSIARTIVADLISPDATEELLIYPVTTGATDHPLGYYGAIEDFYDESAERLGKHLDAGRTVVVLAEGDPLFYSSYSYLHDRLGPLYPAEIVPGVTSVSASSAAVAVPISRHEDTFTVLPGTMAVPELARRLADGGGAAIMKLGRTFAGVREALRQAGRLDDAWYVERASTGRERRLRVSEVDPDEVPYFSMVLVPGPDLRADAAQRARSGAATRLDPPAEPGTGRVLVVGLGPGPDRWVTPEVSAALAEVDHVVGYGPYVDRVPQRPGLQRHASGNTVEVDRASFALELARRGERVAVVSGGDAGVFGMASAVFEAVGADERFADVAVEVLPGMTAAQAVAARAGAPLGGDHAVVSLSDRLKPWELVERRLHAVGAADLVLAVYNPASRSRREQVARLRAVMLEHRAPATPVVVGRDVGRPGERLDVTTLAELDPETIDMTCLLIIGSSRTTAGSGGVWTSRRGD is encoded by the coding sequence ATGACCGGCCGGCTGTACGGGGTGGGCGTCGGCCCGGGTGACCCCGAGCTCGTCACGCTCAAGGCGGCGCGGCTGATCCGCGACGCCGACGTCGTCGCCTACCACTCGGGGACCGCCGGGCGCTCGATCGCCCGGACCATCGTCGCCGACCTGATCAGCCCCGACGCGACCGAGGAGCTGCTGATCTACCCGGTGACCACCGGGGCGACCGACCACCCGCTGGGCTACTACGGGGCGATCGAGGACTTCTACGACGAGTCCGCCGAGCGGCTCGGCAAGCACCTGGACGCCGGCCGGACCGTCGTCGTGCTGGCCGAGGGCGACCCGCTGTTCTACAGCTCCTACTCCTACCTGCACGACCGGCTGGGCCCGCTGTACCCGGCGGAGATCGTGCCCGGCGTCACGTCGGTCAGCGCCTCCTCGGCCGCCGTCGCCGTGCCGATCAGCCGGCACGAGGACACCTTCACCGTGCTGCCCGGCACGATGGCCGTCCCCGAGCTGGCCCGCCGGCTGGCCGACGGCGGGGGCGCGGCGATCATGAAGCTGGGCCGGACCTTCGCCGGCGTGCGCGAGGCGCTGCGGCAGGCCGGCCGGCTGGACGACGCCTGGTACGTCGAGCGGGCCAGCACCGGCCGGGAGCGCCGGCTGCGGGTCAGCGAGGTCGACCCGGACGAGGTCCCGTACTTCTCCATGGTGCTGGTGCCCGGTCCCGACCTGCGCGCCGACGCCGCGCAGCGGGCCCGCAGCGGCGCCGCGACCCGGCTCGACCCCCCGGCGGAGCCCGGCACCGGACGGGTGCTCGTCGTCGGGCTGGGCCCGGGACCCGACCGCTGGGTGACCCCGGAGGTGAGCGCCGCGCTCGCCGAGGTGGACCACGTCGTCGGCTACGGCCCCTACGTCGACCGGGTGCCGCAGCGGCCCGGCCTGCAGCGGCACGCCAGCGGCAACACCGTCGAGGTGGACCGCGCGTCCTTCGCCCTGGAGCTCGCGCGCCGCGGCGAGCGGGTCGCCGTCGTCTCCGGGGGCGACGCCGGGGTGTTCGGGATGGCGTCGGCGGTGTTCGAGGCCGTCGGCGCGGACGAGCGCTTCGCCGACGTCGCCGTCGAGGTGCTGCCCGGGATGACCGCCGCCCAGGCCGTCGCCGCCCGGGCGGGCGCCCCGCTGGGCGGGGACCACGCCGTCGTCTCGCTGTCGGACCGCTTGAAGCCGTGGGAGCTGGTGGAGCGGCGGCTGCACGCCGTCGGCGCCGCCGACCTGGTGCTCGCCGTCTACAACCCCGCCTCCCGGAGCCGGCGCGAGCAGGTGGCTCGGCTGCGCGCGGTCATGCTGGAGCACCGGGCGCCGGCGACCCCCGTGGTGGTGGGCCGCGACGTCGGCCGGCCCGGCGAGCGGCTGGACGTCACGACGCTGGCCGAGCTCGACCCGGAGACGATCGACATGACCTGCCTGCTGATCATCGGCTCGAGCCGGACCACCGCCGGATCAGGCGGGGTCTGGACCTCGCGGCGGGGCGACTGA
- the cbiE gene encoding precorrin-6y C5,15-methyltransferase (decarboxylating) subunit CbiE encodes MIEVVGIGAAGWDALGARERALVLAAHRVLGGPRHLDLLPAVPGQERAAWPRDLRDALPGLVAGHEDRPVVVLASGDPLLAGVGSTLVDLLGADAVRVHPAVSSVALAAARLGWAADTYALVRLRGGDVDLVRRELYPGRRVLVLARDAGTAAEVAALLVEDGYGTSTLTVLGDLGAAEESRLDVVAAAWSGPAPALNVVAVQCVGDAGVAGPASLAPGLPDAVFDHDGQLTKRDLRASALAHLQPRPGALLWDVGAGAGSVAVEWMRSHPSCRAVAVEQHEARAKRIRLNAARLGVPGLRTVLGVAPEALVDLPTPDAVFVGGGASGAVLDAVWSALPVGGRLVVHAVTQETEMLVAARWREHGGTLTRIAVEHLEAIGSYHGWKPARAVVQWGATR; translated from the coding sequence GTGATCGAGGTGGTCGGGATCGGCGCGGCGGGCTGGGACGCGCTGGGTGCGCGCGAGCGTGCGCTGGTGCTCGCCGCCCACCGGGTGCTGGGCGGCCCCCGGCACCTCGACCTGCTGCCCGCCGTCCCCGGTCAGGAGCGCGCCGCCTGGCCCCGGGACCTCCGGGACGCGCTGCCCGGGCTGGTCGCCGGGCACGAGGACCGCCCGGTCGTCGTCCTGGCCAGCGGGGACCCGCTGCTCGCCGGGGTGGGGTCGACGCTGGTCGACCTGCTGGGCGCCGACGCCGTCCGCGTGCACCCCGCCGTCTCGTCGGTGGCCCTCGCCGCCGCCCGGCTGGGCTGGGCGGCCGACACCTACGCGCTCGTCCGGCTGCGGGGCGGCGACGTCGACCTGGTCCGCCGCGAGCTCTACCCCGGCCGTCGGGTGCTGGTGCTCGCCCGCGACGCGGGGACGGCGGCCGAGGTGGCCGCGCTCCTGGTCGAGGACGGCTACGGGACCAGCACCCTGACCGTCCTCGGCGACCTCGGCGCGGCGGAGGAGAGCCGGCTCGACGTCGTGGCGGCCGCCTGGAGCGGGCCGGCCCCCGCGCTCAACGTGGTCGCCGTCCAGTGCGTGGGCGACGCGGGCGTCGCCGGACCCGCCTCGCTGGCGCCCGGGCTGCCCGACGCGGTGTTCGACCACGACGGCCAGCTGACCAAGCGCGACCTGCGCGCCTCCGCCCTGGCCCACCTGCAGCCCCGGCCCGGGGCCCTGCTGTGGGACGTCGGCGCCGGTGCGGGGTCGGTCGCCGTCGAGTGGATGCGCAGCCACCCCAGCTGCCGGGCGGTCGCCGTCGAGCAGCACGAGGCCCGGGCGAAGCGGATCCGGCTCAACGCCGCGCGGCTCGGCGTGCCCGGGCTGCGGACGGTCCTCGGGGTCGCACCGGAGGCCCTCGTCGACCTGCCGACGCCGGACGCCGTCTTCGTGGGCGGCGGGGCGAGCGGGGCCGTGCTGGACGCGGTCTGGTCCGCGCTCCCGGTGGGCGGCCGCCTGGTGGTGCACGCCGTGACGCAGGAGACGGAGATGCTCGTCGCGGCCCGCTGGCGCGAGCACGGCGGCACGCTGACCCGGATCGCCGTCGAGCACCTCGAGGCCATCGGCAGCTACCACGGCTGGAAGCCGGCGCGGGCGGTCGTGCAGTGGGGCGCCACGCGGTGA
- a CDS encoding VWA domain-containing protein: MSRAPAPPAPAARAAEPRTFPFSAVVGSDDMALALVLTTVSPEVGGVLVRGEKGTAKTTTVRALARVLPPLAVVEGCRFSCDPADPDPGCPDGPHLADAPSGRPHATTRPARLVELPVGATEDRVIGSLDLQQALGAGRVRYEPGLLAAAHRGLLYVDEVNLLHDHLVDLLLDAAATGRSTVEREGVSVAHASRMVLVGTMNPEEGELRPQLLDRFGLTAEVAAPRDPALRAEVVRRRMAFDRDPAAFTARYADAEQALSARLRTARALLEEVELRDDQLLLIAEICAAFEVDGLRADLVTARAAVAHAAWHGRIRVTKADIRAAARLALPHRRRRNPFDAPGLDEELLDQLLGEDEPEPEPEPEPPQPGPDDEGGEPPDAPGASPEGPGAGDPPPAGPEADRRPPSQDQRSEAPEPGPTGEEDAPTAAVVPTTLASAGTAYRTRLFTATGIGAGEAGRRSRAVTRTGRSVGAASRPEPGGRLHLPATIRAAAPQQHARGRAGAEVLRLRREDLRTATIEGRESNLVLLVVDASGSMAARRRMEAVKTAALSLLLDAYQRRDKVGLITFRGAAATLALPPTSSVEVAARRLDEVPNGGRTPLAEGLLLAAETLRQERIRDPRRRPLLVLVTDGRATSGPDAVARSRRAAGLLRDAGVASVVIDCETGFGLGLARTLSVHLGAEHVPVGEVAADQLLSVVQRHTPEKRASALRPAQDAA; encoded by the coding sequence GTGTCTCGTGCTCCCGCTCCTCCCGCGCCGGCTGCTCGCGCCGCCGAGCCGCGCACCTTCCCGTTCTCCGCCGTCGTCGGCTCCGACGACATGGCCCTCGCGCTGGTGCTGACCACCGTCTCCCCCGAGGTGGGCGGCGTCCTCGTCCGCGGCGAGAAGGGGACGGCCAAGACCACCACCGTCCGGGCGCTGGCCCGGGTGCTGCCCCCGCTCGCCGTCGTCGAGGGCTGCCGGTTCTCCTGCGACCCCGCCGACCCCGACCCGGGCTGCCCCGACGGCCCGCACCTCGCCGACGCCCCCTCCGGACGTCCGCACGCGACGACCCGGCCGGCCCGGCTGGTCGAGCTGCCCGTCGGCGCCACCGAGGACCGGGTGATCGGCTCGCTGGACCTGCAGCAGGCGCTCGGCGCCGGGCGGGTCCGCTACGAGCCCGGCCTGCTCGCGGCCGCGCACCGCGGCCTGCTCTACGTCGACGAGGTCAACCTGCTGCACGACCACCTCGTCGACCTGCTGCTGGACGCCGCCGCCACCGGCCGCTCCACCGTGGAGCGGGAGGGCGTCTCCGTCGCCCACGCCTCCCGGATGGTGCTGGTCGGGACGATGAACCCCGAGGAGGGCGAGCTCCGCCCCCAGCTGCTGGACCGCTTCGGGCTGACGGCGGAGGTGGCCGCCCCGCGCGACCCGGCCCTGCGCGCCGAGGTGGTGCGCCGCCGGATGGCCTTCGACCGCGACCCGGCCGCCTTCACCGCCCGCTACGCCGACGCCGAGCAGGCGCTGTCCGCGCGGCTGCGGACCGCCCGTGCGCTGCTCGAGGAGGTGGAGCTGCGGGACGACCAGCTGCTGCTGATCGCCGAGATCTGCGCCGCCTTCGAGGTGGACGGGCTGCGCGCGGACCTCGTCACCGCCCGCGCCGCCGTCGCGCACGCCGCCTGGCACGGCCGGATCCGCGTCACCAAGGCCGACATCCGCGCCGCCGCCCGGTTGGCCCTGCCCCACCGCCGGCGCCGCAACCCCTTCGACGCCCCCGGGCTGGACGAGGAGCTGCTGGACCAGCTGCTCGGCGAGGACGAGCCGGAGCCGGAACCCGAACCGGAGCCGCCGCAGCCCGGTCCCGACGACGAGGGCGGCGAGCCCCCGGACGCCCCGGGCGCCTCGCCCGAGGGCCCGGGCGCCGGGGACCCACCGCCGGCCGGCCCCGAGGCCGACCGACGTCCGCCGTCGCAGGACCAGCGGTCCGAGGCCCCGGAACCCGGACCGACCGGGGAGGAGGACGCCCCGACGGCCGCCGTCGTCCCCACCACGCTGGCCAGCGCCGGCACCGCCTACCGGACCCGGCTGTTCACCGCCACCGGGATCGGTGCGGGCGAGGCCGGCCGCCGCAGCCGCGCGGTGACCCGGACCGGCCGCAGCGTCGGCGCCGCGTCCCGCCCCGAGCCCGGCGGCCGGCTGCACCTGCCCGCCACCATCCGGGCCGCCGCTCCCCAGCAGCACGCGCGCGGCCGGGCGGGAGCCGAGGTGCTACGGCTGCGCCGCGAGGACCTGCGGACCGCGACCATCGAGGGCCGCGAGTCCAACCTCGTGCTGCTCGTCGTCGACGCCTCCGGGTCGATGGCCGCCCGCCGCCGGATGGAGGCGGTCAAGACGGCCGCCCTGTCGCTGCTCCTCGACGCCTACCAGCGGCGCGACAAGGTCGGGTTGATCACGTTCCGCGGGGCTGCGGCGACGCTGGCCCTGCCCCCGACGTCGTCGGTCGAGGTCGCCGCCCGCCGGCTGGACGAGGTGCCCAACGGCGGTCGGACCCCGCTGGCCGAGGGCCTGCTGCTGGCCGCCGAGACCCTGCGGCAGGAGCGGATCCGCGACCCGCGTCGTCGCCCGCTGCTGGTGCTGGTCACCGACGGCCGGGCCACGTCGGGACCCGACGCCGTCGCCCGCTCCCGGCGCGCCGCCGGCCTGCTGCGCGACGCCGGCGTGGCGAGCGTGGTGATCGACTGCGAGACCGGCTTCGGCCTCGGGCTGGCGCGCACGCTCAGCGTCCACCTCGGCGCGGAGCACGTCCCCGTCGGCGAGGTCGCGGCCGACCAGCTGCTGTCCGTGGTGCAGCGGCACACGCCCGAGAAGCGCGCGTCCGCCCTTCGACCGGCTCAGGACGCCGCCTGA
- the cobO gene encoding cob(I)yrinic acid a,c-diamide adenosyltransferase: MPEGRVEVEPQDGLTTRQRRNRPLVIVHTGDGKGKSTAAFGLAVRGWNQGWPIGVFQFVKSAKWRIGEQTVLETLDEVHRTTGQGGPVEWHKMGSGWSWSRKAGSEEDHAADAAEGWQEIKRRLAAETHRLYVLDEFTYPIAWGWVDVDDVVETLVNRPGQQHVVITGRRADPKLLEIANLVTEMRAVKHPFAEGQKGQRGIEW, from the coding sequence ATGCCCGAGGGACGCGTCGAGGTGGAGCCCCAGGACGGGCTGACCACCAGGCAGCGGCGGAACCGGCCGCTCGTGATCGTGCACACCGGCGACGGCAAGGGGAAGTCGACGGCCGCCTTCGGGCTGGCCGTCCGCGGCTGGAACCAGGGCTGGCCGATCGGGGTGTTCCAGTTCGTGAAGTCCGCCAAGTGGCGGATCGGCGAGCAGACCGTGCTGGAGACACTGGACGAGGTGCACCGGACGACCGGCCAGGGCGGACCCGTCGAGTGGCACAAGATGGGCTCCGGCTGGTCGTGGTCGCGGAAGGCCGGCAGCGAGGAGGACCACGCCGCGGACGCCGCCGAGGGCTGGCAGGAGATCAAGCGCCGGCTGGCCGCCGAGACCCACCGGCTCTACGTCCTCGACGAGTTCACCTACCCGATCGCCTGGGGCTGGGTGGACGTCGACGACGTGGTCGAGACCCTGGTCAACCGGCCCGGCCAGCAGCACGTCGTCATCACCGGCCGCCGGGCCGACCCGAAGCTGCTGGAGATCGCCAACCTCGTCACGGAGATGCGGGCGGTGAAGCACCCCTTCGCCGAGGGCCAGAAGGGCCAGCGGGGCATCGAGTGGTGA